A DNA window from Aquarana catesbeiana isolate 2022-GZ linkage group LG01, ASM4218655v1, whole genome shotgun sequence contains the following coding sequences:
- the LOC141115258 gene encoding olfactory receptor 2A7-like: MMSSNHTMFIIAGFKFSPEIQSAVFVVLLLVYAVSTLGNITIFIVICLEKSLHTPMYFFLSSLAVEDIGFISSTVPTFLVIMATGNGIISHRSCLMQLYFFMSFGSVEFTLLALMSVDRYVALSHPLRYHNIITHQTCLCLILLSWVFGFLVFLYSILLLSNLSFCGPFEVNHFFCEASVLVKMSCSDTSLFDTVFTFFASSVSLVSFLVTFLSYSSVIAAVMKIKSSVGKRKAFSTCSSHFLAVTLLYITVIFLYVRTIGSVSNDLNKVISIFNSIVSPFSNPFIYSLRNDKVKEAIWRVLNLHKVKENQSLP, from the coding sequence ATGATGTCTTCTAATCATACCATGTTTATTATAGCAGGGTTTAAGTTTAGTCCTGAGATTCAGAGTGCAGTGTTTGTGGTGCTGCTTTTGGTTTATGCTGTGTCAACATTGGGCAACATAACTATCTTCATTGTGATATGCCTGGAAAAGTCTCTCCATACTCCTATGTATTTTTTCCTAAGCAGCCTGGCAGTTGAGGATATTGGTTTTATCTCCAGCACTGTACCTACGTTCCTCGTTATTATGGCCACTGGCAATGGAATCATAAGCCATAGGAGCTGCCTCATGCAGCTTTATTTCTTCATGTCCTTTGGCTCTGTGGAGTTTACACTGTTGGCATTAATGTCTGTTGATCGGTATGTGGCACTTTCTCATCCACTGAGATACCACAACATAATCACTCACCAGACATGTCTCTGTTTGATTCTACTATCCTGGGTATTTGGTTTCCTTGTATTCCtctattccattctattactaTCCAATCTGTCTTTCTGTGGTCCCTTTGAGGTCAATCACTTCTTCTGTGAAGCCTCTGTGTTGGTCAAAATGAGCTGTTCGGACACATCATTGTTTGACACAGTCTTCACATTTTTTGCATCATCTGTATCCCTAGTATCATTTCTTGTTACTTTTCTGTCATATAGCTCTGTCATTGCGGCAGTAATGAAGATCAAGTCTTCAGTAGGAAAGAGGAAAGCCTTTTCCACATGCAGCTCTCATTTTCTTGCTGTAACATTGCTGTATATAACTGTCATATTTCTTTATGTAAGAACAATTGGCAGTGTCTCTAATGACTTAAATAAAGTAATTAGCATTTTCAACAGCATCGTGTCACCATTCAGTAATCCTTTTATATACAGTCTGAGGAATGATAAAGTTAAGGAGGCTATCTGGAGGGTTCTGAATCTtcacaaagtgaaagaaaatcaatcTTTACCATGA